A stretch of Acidobacteriota bacterium DNA encodes these proteins:
- a CDS encoding Gfo/Idh/MocA family oxidoreductase: MADQPTRRDFVKTAAIAGAGFTIVPRSVLGRGFQAPSDTLNIAVVGVGGMGSNNTAACMSQNIVAICDVDDVLLERSLTRWKDRIYPPAPAAGAAGGGGGRGGGGGAAQAPAGPPRPVWKEFGKSKLQAEADAKWTPAGGTADMKKFVDEQIPRVAKYRDYRDMLAKQKDIDAIIVATPDHMHAVIASNAMDMGKHVYVQKPMCWSVHEARHLAKKALEKKVVTQMGNQGHSQDDARRGQDYLAGAIGDIREVHVWTNRPLAFWPQGIPRPAAMTGNPPTNWNNSAITRRLAATMAASGVAAPDTLAWDLFLGVAPDVEYHPVYHPFNWRGWVDWGQGALGDMGAHLIDHPVWGLNLGLPTIIETTSTPFERRPTAGLVSYPNATTTYYEFPARNGKPAVKMIWYDGGLTPPKPEEIGEERLSGEGGVLYIGSKGKMLQDTYGANPRLLPADKHNSYGAPKEKMVRVPHQAHEMNWVNAIKGKDTISSPFSYAAHLTEIMLLGVASLRANTKIHYDGANMRITNNDAANEFLTRTYRAGYSL; encoded by the coding sequence ATGGCCGATCAACCCACTCGTCGTGACTTCGTGAAGACCGCCGCCATTGCCGGCGCGGGGTTCACCATCGTGCCCCGCTCCGTGCTGGGCCGCGGATTCCAGGCGCCCAGCGACACCCTGAACATCGCGGTCGTCGGCGTCGGAGGCATGGGCTCCAACAACACCGCCGCGTGCATGAGCCAGAACATCGTGGCCATCTGTGACGTGGACGACGTGCTGCTCGAGAGGTCGCTGACGCGATGGAAGGACCGGATCTATCCGCCCGCGCCGGCGGCTGGTGCGGCCGGCGGTGGCGGCGGCCGTGGGGGTGGCGGAGGGGCCGCGCAGGCCCCGGCGGGTCCGCCGCGCCCAGTGTGGAAGGAATTCGGCAAGTCGAAGCTGCAGGCCGAGGCCGACGCGAAGTGGACCCCCGCCGGCGGCACGGCGGACATGAAGAAGTTTGTGGACGAGCAGATTCCGAGAGTCGCCAAGTATCGCGACTATCGCGACATGCTCGCCAAACAAAAAGACATCGACGCCATCATCGTCGCCACGCCTGACCACATGCATGCCGTGATCGCGTCCAACGCGATGGACATGGGCAAACACGTGTACGTGCAGAAGCCGATGTGCTGGTCGGTGCACGAAGCGCGACACCTGGCGAAGAAGGCCCTCGAAAAGAAAGTCGTCACGCAGATGGGCAACCAGGGCCATTCGCAGGACGATGCGCGGCGAGGGCAGGATTATCTGGCGGGTGCCATCGGCGACATCAGGGAAGTGCATGTGTGGACGAATCGTCCGCTGGCGTTCTGGCCGCAGGGCATTCCTCGGCCCGCTGCCATGACCGGCAACCCGCCGACCAACTGGAACAACAGCGCGATCACGCGCCGGCTGGCCGCCACGATGGCCGCCAGTGGCGTCGCCGCACCGGACACACTGGCCTGGGATCTGTTCCTGGGCGTCGCGCCCGACGTGGAGTATCACCCCGTCTATCACCCGTTCAACTGGCGCGGTTGGGTGGACTGGGGCCAGGGCGCGCTGGGCGACATGGGCGCGCACCTGATCGATCACCCGGTGTGGGGATTGAACCTCGGGCTGCCGACGATCATCGAGACCACGTCCACGCCGTTTGAACGCCGGCCGACGGCGGGCCTGGTGAGTTATCCCAATGCCACCACCACGTACTACGAGTTCCCGGCGCGCAACGGCAAGCCGGCCGTGAAAATGATTTGGTACGACGGTGGGCTGACGCCGCCCAAGCCGGAAGAGATCGGCGAGGAACGGCTCAGTGGCGAGGGTGGCGTGCTCTACATCGGCTCCAAGGGCAAGATGTTGCAGGACACCTACGGCGCCAACCCGCGGTTGCTGCCGGCCGACAAGCACAACTCGTATGGCGCGCCGAAAGAGAAGATGGTGCGCGTGCCGCATCAAGCGCACGAAATGAACTGGGTCAACGCCATCAAGGGCAAAGACACCATCTCGTCGCCCTTCTCCTACGCCGCACACCTGACCGAGATCATGCTGCTGGGTGTAGCGTCGCTGCGCGCCAACACCAAGATCCACTACGACGGCGCCAATATGCGCATCACGAACAACGACGCCGCGAACGAATTCCTTACTCGCACCTATCGCGCGGGGTATTCGCTTTAG
- a CDS encoding DUF1080 domain-containing protein, whose product MTKCLAAAAISVALAAAAPVSAQSGWVSLFDGKDISTHWRGFKQPGMPAGWEIVDGTITWTGAGRPTGRPVDSDLVSLEQYANFELEWEWKLPPGGNSGIMFRVSENLEATYHSGPEYQLLDNARHPDGKDPRTSTGANYAIQAPPHDMSKPIGEWNQSKLVVNGAHVEHWLNGMKVVEYELWTPEWTALVKKSKFNQWPAYGMNKSGHIVIQEHGARVQYRNVRVRRLQ is encoded by the coding sequence ATGACGAAGTGTCTCGCCGCAGCGGCGATCAGTGTAGCGCTCGCGGCTGCGGCGCCGGTGTCGGCTCAGTCGGGCTGGGTGTCGCTGTTCGATGGCAAGGATATTTCGACGCACTGGCGCGGGTTCAAGCAGCCGGGCATGCCGGCCGGGTGGGAAATCGTGGACGGCACGATCACCTGGACCGGGGCAGGACGGCCCACCGGGCGTCCGGTCGATTCGGATCTGGTGAGCCTCGAGCAGTACGCCAACTTCGAGCTTGAGTGGGAGTGGAAACTGCCGCCCGGGGGCAACAGCGGCATCATGTTCCGCGTGTCAGAAAATCTTGAAGCCACGTATCACAGCGGTCCCGAGTATCAGCTCCTGGATAACGCGCGTCACCCCGACGGCAAAGATCCCCGGACCTCCACTGGTGCCAACTACGCGATTCAGGCGCCCCCTCACGACATGTCGAAGCCCATCGGTGAGTGGAACCAGAGCAAGCTGGTGGTCAACGGCGCCCACGTCGAGCACTGGCTCAACGGGATGAAGGTGGTGGAGTACGAGTTGTGGACGCCGGAATGGACAGCGCTGGTGAAGAAGAGCAAGTTCAACCAGTGGCCGGCGTACGGGATGAACAAGTCAGGACACATTGTCATTCAGGAGCACGGGGCACGCGTGCAGTACCGCAACGTGCGTGTGCGGAGACTGCAGTAA
- a CDS encoding MFS transporter: MNTRQRLFVMMVLEFFIWGAWLPLIFGYLPSLGFTPLEQSLILSAFPVASIIGMFFSNQWADRSASPERVLALSHLVGGLAILGCGFTRSFLPFFALMFVHCLLYVPTISITNSIAFANMKNPDKEFGIVRMGGTIGWILAAWPFTFIFVNWAAVDAAQPIGLVNWLGTALANPLTGDAAKAATRWTFIVAGLASLALAAFSLVLPKSAPQTRPAGAGGTAWSEAFGLLKHPFILVLWLVTLVDSFVHNAYFNWTGVFLGTAREAGGVGIASNWITPVMSIGQVAEILTMLVLGATLVKLGWRTTMVIGILGHAARFAVYALFPASAAMIIAVQILHGICYAFFFATVYIFVDAYSPKNIRASAQGLFNLQILGIGALLANFICPWLMQSVYTTGGVTDFKGLFMVPLAAASIGAIALALFFRPPASGPAAT, encoded by the coding sequence ATGAATACACGCCAGCGCTTGTTCGTGATGATGGTGCTCGAGTTTTTTATCTGGGGCGCCTGGCTTCCGTTGATTTTCGGGTACCTGCCGAGTCTGGGCTTCACCCCGCTTGAGCAGTCGCTGATTCTCAGCGCCTTCCCCGTGGCGTCCATCATCGGCATGTTCTTCAGCAACCAATGGGCGGACCGGTCGGCATCCCCTGAGCGCGTATTGGCGTTGTCTCACCTAGTCGGCGGACTGGCGATTCTGGGCTGTGGGTTCACCCGCTCCTTCCTGCCGTTCTTTGCGCTGATGTTCGTGCATTGCCTCCTCTACGTGCCGACGATCTCGATCACCAACTCGATCGCGTTCGCCAACATGAAGAACCCCGACAAGGAGTTCGGTATCGTGCGCATGGGCGGCACCATCGGCTGGATCCTTGCCGCCTGGCCGTTCACGTTCATTTTCGTCAACTGGGCGGCCGTGGATGCCGCGCAGCCGATTGGCCTGGTGAACTGGCTCGGCACCGCACTCGCGAATCCGCTCACCGGTGATGCCGCCAAAGCCGCCACCCGCTGGACATTCATCGTTGCCGGGCTCGCGTCACTCGCGCTGGCAGCATTCAGCCTCGTGCTGCCGAAATCCGCGCCGCAAACTCGCCCGGCCGGTGCCGGCGGCACGGCGTGGTCGGAAGCCTTCGGCCTGCTCAAGCATCCGTTCATCCTGGTGCTCTGGCTGGTCACTCTGGTTGACTCGTTCGTGCACAACGCCTACTTCAACTGGACTGGCGTGTTCCTCGGCACCGCGCGCGAGGCAGGCGGCGTGGGCATCGCCTCCAACTGGATTACGCCCGTGATGAGCATCGGCCAGGTCGCCGAAATTCTGACGATGCTGGTGTTGGGCGCGACGCTGGTCAAACTCGGCTGGCGGACGACGATGGTGATTGGCATCCTGGGGCATGCGGCGCGGTTCGCGGTGTATGCGTTGTTCCCGGCCAGCGCCGCCATGATCATCGCGGTGCAGATCCTGCACGGCATCTGTTACGCGTTCTTCTTTGCCACGGTCTACATCTTTGTGGATGCGTACAGCCCGAAGAACATCAGGGCGAGCGCGCAGGGATTGTTCAACCTGCAGATTCTGGGCATCGGCGCGCTGTTAGCCAACTTCATCTGTCCGTGGCTGATGCAGAGCGTCTACACCACCGGCGGAGTCACGGACTTCAAGGGCCTGTTCATGGTGCCGCTGGCGGCGGCGTCCATCGGAGCCATTGCACTGGCGCTGTTCTTCCGGCCCCCTGCTTCGGGACCCGCGGCCACGTAG
- a CDS encoding sulfatase codes for MRVLCTGLLVVLGAVTSATPAQTPRGGRPNIIYIMTDDHAAHAISAYGSKVNKTPHLDRLAREGALLTSVFATNSICTPSRAAILTGQYAHINGVTMFNRFDSSRMTVARLLQQGGYYTGMVGKWHLGSDPVGFDRWEILPGQGVYRDPVFYTATDEKVYKGEYATDVITDRALDFLQNRARDKPFFLMMHHKAPHRPWQPNDEHGAHFAAQRIPEPVTFWDSYATRTDALHENQQRVAEDLTNRDLKLTPPEGLVGPDLTRWFGTKPQSVTIVRDGKDVTLTGEELTRWKYQRYMQDYLATVQSVDDSVGRVLAYLDKAGLARNTMVVYTSDQGFFLGDHGMFDKRFMYEESIRMPFLVRWPAGIKPGTRSDALGLNVDFAPTFLEVAGLPASAEMQGRSLAPVLRGRTPADWRSSMYYRYYHDPGDHNTRAHYGVRTRTHKLITFWKKDQWELYDLVNDPYELHNLYGQPGQEALTATLKAELVRLKRELRDDDQLADVQLPNGVDGAVARLRGK; via the coding sequence ATGAGAGTGTTGTGCACTGGTCTGCTCGTCGTCCTGGGCGCGGTCACGTCGGCCACGCCGGCGCAGACGCCGCGCGGCGGCCGTCCGAACATCATTTACATCATGACCGACGACCATGCGGCGCATGCCATCAGCGCCTATGGCTCGAAGGTGAACAAGACGCCGCATCTGGATCGCCTGGCGCGCGAAGGCGCGTTGCTGACGTCGGTGTTTGCCACAAACTCGATCTGCACGCCAAGCCGGGCGGCCATCCTGACGGGGCAGTACGCGCATATCAACGGCGTCACCATGTTCAATCGGTTCGACAGTTCGCGCATGACCGTGGCGCGGCTGCTGCAGCAGGGCGGGTATTACACCGGCATGGTGGGCAAGTGGCATCTGGGCAGCGACCCGGTGGGATTCGATCGCTGGGAGATTCTGCCTGGGCAAGGGGTGTATCGCGATCCGGTGTTCTACACGGCCACCGACGAGAAGGTGTACAAGGGCGAGTACGCCACCGATGTCATCACAGACCGCGCGCTGGATTTCTTGCAGAACCGGGCGCGGGACAAGCCATTCTTCCTGATGATGCATCACAAGGCGCCACATCGCCCGTGGCAGCCCAACGACGAACATGGCGCGCACTTCGCGGCCCAGCGAATTCCCGAACCGGTCACGTTCTGGGATTCGTACGCCACCAGAACGGACGCGCTGCATGAGAACCAGCAGCGCGTGGCAGAAGACCTCACGAATCGCGACTTGAAGCTCACGCCACCGGAGGGCCTGGTGGGCCCGGACCTCACGCGGTGGTTCGGCACCAAACCCCAGTCGGTGACGATCGTGCGTGACGGCAAGGACGTGACGCTGACGGGCGAGGAACTCACGCGCTGGAAGTATCAGCGCTACATGCAGGACTACCTGGCCACCGTGCAGTCGGTGGACGACAGCGTCGGGCGTGTCCTTGCGTACCTCGACAAGGCCGGACTCGCCAGAAACACCATGGTGGTCTATACGAGTGACCAGGGCTTCTTCCTGGGCGACCACGGCATGTTCGACAAGCGATTCATGTACGAAGAGTCCATTCGCATGCCGTTCCTGGTGCGCTGGCCGGCGGGCATCAAGCCGGGCACCCGGAGTGACGCCCTCGGCCTCAACGTGGACTTTGCCCCGACGTTCCTTGAGGTGGCCGGCCTCCCGGCATCTGCGGAGATGCAGGGCCGCAGCCTGGCCCCAGTGCTGCGCGGCCGCACTCCGGCCGATTGGCGCAGCTCGATGTACTACCGCTACTACCACGACCCCGGCGACCACAACACGCGGGCACACTACGGTGTGCGCACGCGGACGCACAAACTGATCACCTTCTGGAAGAAGGACCAGTGGGAGCTGTACGACCTGGTCAACGATCCGTACGAACTCCACAATCTGTACGGTCAGCCCGGCCAGGAAGCCCTGACGGCCACGTTGAAAGCCGAGCTTGTGCGACTGAAACGGGAGCTGCGAGACGACGACCAGTTGGCCGACGTGCAGCTGCCCAATGGTGTGGACGGGGCGGTGGCCCGGCTCAGGGGGAAATAG
- a CDS encoding DUF1801 domain-containing protein yields the protein MTKHASDVDAFFSTLKHPHTDALRAVRQVILDADPKITEGIKWNVPSFQTTEYFATLHVRTKKGIGVILHFGAKKRAGLTARAEIKDATSALAWLADDRAVVAFADLKDVKAKKPAFTAIIRQWITYL from the coding sequence ATGACCAAACACGCCAGCGACGTTGACGCCTTCTTCTCGACACTGAAACACCCGCATACAGATGCCCTGCGCGCTGTGAGACAAGTGATCCTCGATGCCGACCCGAAGATCACCGAAGGCATCAAGTGGAATGTGCCGAGCTTTCAGACGACCGAATATTTTGCGACCCTCCACGTGCGCACAAAGAAGGGCATTGGCGTCATCCTGCACTTCGGCGCGAAGAAGCGTGCCGGGCTCACCGCCCGCGCCGAAATCAAAGACGCGACGTCGGCGCTGGCGTGGCTGGCCGACGACCGCGCCGTCGTCGCGTTTGCGGATCTGAAAGACGTGAAGGCAAAGAAGCCCGCCTTCACCGCGATCATCAGACAGTGGATTACTTATCTGTAA
- a CDS encoding sugar phosphate isomerase/epimerase, which translates to MKLGVFAVLLSDRPLEPMLDAVVELGLDAVELGTGAYPGNAHCNPGELLSSDRKLKAFRDAIRARGLTISALSCHGNPLHPDRRIAKAHDEVFQRTVQLAAKLEVQTVITFSGCPGSDGKAQQPSWIVSPWPPEFAAALEWQWTERVVPYWTATAKKCRSAGVRVAVEMHPNFVAYNAETMLRLSAIAPKVIGCNFDPSHLFWQQADPVQSIRALGDRIFHVHAKDCRIDAANTALNGVLDAKPYTKELDRSWIFRTVGYGHDPRVWKDIVSNLRLVGYDHVISIEHEDSLMSPAEGLRKAIDFLRPIVISQPKGEAYWA; encoded by the coding sequence GTGAAATTAGGAGTGTTTGCCGTTTTGTTATCCGACCGTCCCCTCGAGCCGATGCTCGATGCGGTGGTCGAACTCGGTCTTGACGCCGTGGAACTGGGCACGGGCGCGTATCCTGGGAACGCGCACTGCAATCCGGGCGAACTGCTCTCGAGCGACCGTAAGCTCAAGGCGTTTCGCGATGCCATCCGCGCGCGGGGTCTCACGATCAGCGCACTCAGCTGCCATGGCAATCCCCTGCACCCCGATCGCCGCATCGCCAAGGCACACGACGAGGTGTTTCAGCGGACGGTGCAGCTCGCCGCGAAGCTCGAGGTGCAGACGGTCATCACGTTCAGCGGCTGCCCCGGCAGCGACGGCAAGGCGCAGCAGCCGTCATGGATCGTGTCTCCGTGGCCGCCCGAGTTTGCGGCCGCCCTCGAATGGCAGTGGACCGAGCGCGTGGTGCCGTACTGGACTGCGACGGCCAAGAAATGCCGGTCGGCAGGCGTACGGGTCGCAGTCGAGATGCATCCGAACTTCGTGGCGTACAACGCCGAGACGATGCTGCGGTTGTCAGCGATCGCTCCGAAAGTGATCGGCTGCAACTTCGATCCCAGTCACCTCTTTTGGCAGCAGGCGGATCCCGTGCAGTCGATCCGCGCGCTCGGCGATCGCATCTTCCACGTCCACGCCAAGGACTGCCGGATTGACGCGGCCAACACCGCGCTCAACGGCGTGCTGGACGCCAAGCCCTACACAAAAGAGCTCGACCGCTCCTGGATCTTCCGCACGGTTGGCTACGGTCACGACCCGCGCGTCTGGAAAGACATCGTCTCCAACCTGCGCCTGGTGGGCTACGACCACGTCATCAGCATCGAGCACGAAGACAGCCTGATGTCACCGGCCGAGGGGCTGCGCAAAGCCATCGACTTCCTCCGCCCCATCGTCATCTCGCAGCCCAAGGGCGAAGCCTATTGGGCCTAG